The following coding sequences lie in one Stigmatopora nigra isolate UIUO_SnigA chromosome 4, RoL_Snig_1.1, whole genome shotgun sequence genomic window:
- the mymk gene encoding protein myomaker, with protein MGAYIAKMLLPTISSVVFLPAASVAAKRGFHMEAMVYFFTMFFSTIFHACEGPGLAILCFMKYDILEYFNVYGTALSMWVTLIAVGDFEEPQRSSITMFGVLSIAVRIYQDRLGYGIYSAPIGSAVFIITVKWLQKMKELRAVYPDKHVYTQQVGPGCCFGALALMLHFYFEEWDYAYVHSFYHLSLSLSFVLLLPKKNRYAGSGRNAAKLSCWMLFCCSMSLTSHKEKKNTTENKGTPEKSKGKGATGKKNTLEKKDITKKEKKLSVCRSLLNAFGVSKKTSTLPIFSPPPATPVNGTSISKLKEMNGWK; from the exons ATGGGTGCCTACATTGCAAAGATGCTGTTGCCCACCATTAGCAGTGTGGTATTCCTACCCGCGGCCAGCGTGGCTGCCAAACGAGGCTTTCATATGGAGGCCATGGTCTACTTCTTCACCATGTTCTTCAGTACG ATCTTTCATGCCTGTGAAGGCCCGGGTCTAGCCATTTTATGCTTCAtgaaatatgacattctggAGTACTTCAATGTGTATGGAACGGCCCTGTCGATGTGGGTTACGCTAATAG CTGTGGGTGACTTTGAGGAGCCGCAGCGTTCCAGCATTACCATGTTTGGAGTTTTAAGCATTGCAGTGCGGATTTACCAGGACCGCCTGGGATACGGAATCTATTCGGCTCCTATTGGCTCAGCTGTCTTTATCATCACTGTCAAATGG CTTCAAAAGATGAAAGAGCTGAGAGCAGTGTACCCTGACAAGCATGTCTACACTCAGCAGGTCGGTCCTGGTTGCTGTTTTGGTGCTTTGGCCCTCATGTTGCACTTCTACTTTGAG GAATGGGACTATGCCTACGTGCACAGCTTTTACCACCTGTCACTGTCCCTGTCCTTTGTTCTGCTGCTACCCAAGAAGAACCGCTACGCCGGCTCAGGGCGCAACGCCGCCAAGCTCAGCTGCTGGATGCTTTTCTGCTGT AGCATGTCATTGACATCAcacaaagagaagaaaaatacaacagaaaaTAAAGGTACACCGGAGAAATCAAAGGGGAAAGGcgccactggaaaaaaaaacactctggaaaagaaagacataacaaagaaggagaagaagctCTCGGTGTGCCGCTCGCTTTTGAATGCCTTCGGCGTGTCCAAGAAGACATCCACTTTGCCCATTTTCTCTCCCCCTCCCGCTACACCGGTCAATGGCACAAGTATCAGCAAGCTGAAGGAGATGAACGGGTGGAAGTGa